Proteins encoded in a region of the Zea mays cultivar B73 chromosome 2, Zm-B73-REFERENCE-NAM-5.0, whole genome shotgun sequence genome:
- the LOC100276786 gene encoding uncharacterized protein isoform X1, which yields MEGNDVPLGNMLQGVPYESLDLRGSSMQNYAPNSGKHIFSSSQMPGTFTMSMTRATEPDDFPGFQFKEQGKSDDHHHQHHSHHSKNCKSDGEEHVVAEDATDTPSGKGKKGSAWHRMKWTDSMVKLLITAVSYTGDDHGADSGGGRRNFTIMQKKGKWKAISKVMGERGCHVSPQQCEDKFNDLNKRYKRLTDILGRGTACNVVANPALLDSMTHLSDKMKDDAKKILSSKHLFYEEMCSYHNNNRVNLPEDHALQHSLLLALRCKEEHDPQRDPSGDADEYDQSADSDYEENDDDQHPVHINMREPSMHKRKRHSDVALVTSSSHEGSERSDPHAVTVDINKAFTDATNMVLLQQDLASQAIEIQKRRLQIEAKELELTKQRLKWERFRKKKDREIERIALENEHMMIENKRLELELRHKELELELKLKDKGNHP from the coding sequence ATGGAAGGCAACGATGTACCCCTTGGAAACATGTTGCAAGGGGTTCCCTATGAAAGTTTAGACTTACGTGGCAGCTCTATGCAAAATTATGCTCCAAACTCAGGAAAACATATCTTCAGCAGCTCCCAGATGCCAGGTACTTTCACAATGTCTATGACCAGGGCTACAGAGCCTGATGACTTTCCTGGGTTTCAGTTCAAAGAACAGGGAAAGAGTGATGACCACCACCACCAACACCATAGTCATCACTCAAAGAACTGCAAGAGTGATGGTGAGGAACATGTTGTGGCTGAAGATGCTACTGATACCCCAAGTGGCAAAGGCAAGAAGGGCTCTGCATGGCATCGGATGAAGTGGACAGATTCAATGGTAAAACTTTTGATAACAGCAGTGTCTTACACTGGAGATGATCATGGTGCTGATTCCGGCGGTGGCAGGAGGAACTTCACAATAATGCAGAAGAAGGGCAAATGGAAGGCGATATCGAAAGTTATGGGAGAGAGAGGCTGCCATGTGTCACCGCAACAGTGCGAGGACAAGTTCAATGACCTTAACAAGAGATACAAAAGGCTGACAGACATCCTTGGTAGGGGCACTGCATGCAATGTTGTGGCTAATCCAGCACTTCTTGATAGCATGACTCATCTTTCAGATAAGATGAAAGACGATGCAAAAAAGATACTTAGCTCAAAGCACCTATTTTATGAGGAGATGTGTTCCTACCACAACAACAACCGTGTAAATTTGCCTGAAGATCATGCACTTCAGCATTCACTACTGCTTGCCCTTAGATGTAAAGAGGAGCATGATCCTCAGAGGGATCCAAGTGGAGATGCTGATGAATACGATCAAAGTGCTGATTCTGATTATGAGGAGAATGACGACGATCAACATCCTGTGCATATAAACATGAGGGAGCCCTCAATGCACAAAAGGAAGCGCCACAGTGATGTGGCTTTGGTCACATCAAGTTCTCATGAAGGCAGTGAGAGGTCTGATCCCCATGCTGTCACAGTGGACATCAACAAGGCTTTCACAGATGCAACCAACATGGTTTTGTTGCAACAAGACTTGGCTTCACAAGCCATAGAGATTCAGAAACGTCGCTTGCAGATTGAAGCAAAGGAACTGGAACTCACAAAGCAACGTCTTAAGTGGGAGCGGTTCAGGAAGAAGAAGGACAGAGAGATAGAAAGGATTGCATTGGAGAATGAACATATGATGATTGAGAACAAACGCTTGGAGCTTGAGCTGAGACATAAGGAGTTAGAGCTAGAGCTGAAGCTGAAAGACAAGGGGAACCATCCGTAA
- the LOC111590831 gene encoding uncharacterized protein: MGIHFNTLELNGARPSPGHIKGSVEGGGRQAVHGEPRGLTSSTARVPPSRERTCTPSLQRRPDLPNTPARLKGNTHRRGMAHPAGERRGEESRGAAATRTPPAAHLSFGPSLGSRH, translated from the exons ATGGGTATTCATTTTAATACCCTTGAATTGAATGGGGCCCGCCCGTCTCCTGGTCACATAAAGGGCAGCGTGGAGGGTGGGGGCAGACAGGCAGTCCATGGTGAGCCACGCGGCCTGACGTCCAGCACCGCTCGTGTGCCGCCATCCAGAGAAAGAACTTGCACTCCAAGTCTCCAACGGCGCCCAGATCTTCCAAATACGCCTGCAAGGCTGAAAGGAAATA CTCACCGTCGAGGGATGGCGCACCCAGCAGGCGAGCGGCGAGGAGAAGAGTCCCGCGGCGCCGCTGCCACTCGCACGCCACCAGCCGCGCACCTCTCCTTCGGTCCTTCCCTAGGCAGTAGGCACTAG